A window of Rosa rugosa chromosome 7, drRosRugo1.1, whole genome shotgun sequence genomic DNA:
aATCAaagaataaatgcatgcatcatttacttaaaaacaaaagtccactcacagtactattgggcgaccacgcaaacgagttccttcatttaaccgtagctcgcggcattgccctgtacacaattatatttccgtaaacgacaatccgataaaataattacgaacctaaacgaaacccgaaaatccctatctccattacttctcaaattcaacccaaatctcttccacaacaccaattcctcaatttatatatcccacaacgaaaacgaaggaaatccgacggccggatttcccacaattcaatcacaaaacttcaaacttcggaaattcacaaataattccaaactcctccaaaaattaccaaacttcacatacaatctctatgataattatagaattcaactagccagaaattgaaattaaaaagctaccctagccgccgctaccgccgtccacagtggcggcgccgccgccaccgccaccagctccgatggccaccaaactttggcagcagcacctactcaacggacccaatAATTCTTTCAACTGTAACTAAGTTACAAAATGagcggaagtacctcaacaattaaggagaagcttGAACTCAAACTGTGAATAGTGACCGTAATCTTCCAATCGTCGATTcttcctctacactgcaaatcgttgcaaaagatttggggagcatcatctacatcgcaagccgcttccaaatgattatggttcgtcgtcgtcggtggccggaataggaagaaatcggcgttgactcaaactgctacagtaaacttctaAGGCTTGATGCGTCGTTTTCTGGCCAAGCCGCCGTGAGCCACCACCGCCAGCGCCAAGAGGAGGTCGAGACGAGTCCGTAGCCACCGGTTTCAcgctttttggtggccggaaagagaaagcaaccggagttgcagaggagagaaagagagagcgacagctcggggagaggaagaagaaaacggGGGGGGAAAGGGGGGGGGGaaagggggagagagaaaagagttaCCGGCCATAGTAaaaaatttttaaatatatactaACTAccaatgaacagtaattttactatttcgcttataacttttgcatacgagctccgatttttacgtactacatatgcacgcgctcggtttaacgtcctctacaactttcatgaagaacattttctcaaattttgacccgaataaaaagtcaacttttagggccacctaaaagtactgaaacgacaataaaagtgatagtaaatgtcgtttaccgtcctaatgattagtaaaccggtgaatcaagatacgggatgttacaataaaacttgaaaattacacaaacaaacaaaaaaatctgAACATATCAAATATTAGgtttatattgaagatctcaacaAGATATTAACAATGATATAATTTTTATATTCTAAAACATTATAAATAACACATTTATataagaaaattataatttcataaatatataaaacataatatctatactattattaagagaatagagTTTGCTCTCCAACACTGAAAAATTTAACGAATATAACCCTCTAATATTAAAAAATTTTAGAAACTGAAATAACCAACAATGATCATAATgtcaatttaaaaaataaaaagaaattaaattccttaaaataaaataaatagtagttttctttttttatcaaataaatagtAGTTAATATTGTAGAAAACTACTTTGGTTAAAAAATTACCCACttactttcaaaaaaaaaaaaaaaaaagacactcACACACATTATAGTGTGGGGACATGCTAGTTATGTGTGTGGGCACATGCTAGCTAGCTAACTAATGTGGGCACATGTTAGTATAaagaaataaaacataaaaattaaaTGGGACCTACCATTTAGCCTAGTTATGTGTGTGGGCACATGCTAGCTAACTAATGAATATTACTAGTAGGGTGGGCATCTTGTACCGAAATTGCGGTTACTGATCCGAACCACACCGAAAAAACGGTTCGGCAACCGCACTGAACTAAAACGGTGTCGTTTTATGATCACACCGCACTGAACCGTATAAAAGCGGTTCAgttgcggtttcgggtcataaaccgcccgatttaaaccgacccacaccgaatttattttaattacattttatttatttattatttctctattgatggaaatgttggttttcaatatataagaaatccatttttgattaggttttcagtttgtaataagttgctatgtttgcttgatcattgatatatatatatatatatgtgtgtgtgtgtgtgtgtgtgtgtgtaataagttgctatggtgtttctgcaagttgcttgatatttgggtgacatttgccgatttgtgtggactctaaatacattcaaaatttatttatgccttATTGAAATTGTTAGGTAAAAATAAGCCTGATTTTGACCTTAtctttctagttgaaattaataaatcacTCCAAACAGAAACCGACCAGCACCGCACCAaaaaatggtgtaaccgaaataatcAGTTCAACTcttttgtaatgcggttgcggtttgatatataggccaaCCGAAAAAAGCAGTTTGATTGCGGTTTGGAcctcaaaccgaaccgaaccgcaccgcgcccacccctagatATTAGAGTGCGGGTACATGCTAGTTATGTGTGTGGGCACTAGCTAACTAATGTGGGCACATGCTAGTATAaagaaataaaacataaaaattaaaTGGGACCTACCATTTAGCCTATCAAATGGGAAGCCAAATTTGGCTTATGAAATGTTAGCGggccatttttttttccttgaagccaaattcttttttttccttagcAATTATTGTGGGATAAATTGAAAAAGTGATATAGCCTacagtgggagagagagagataggctATAAATGGTGATATAGCCTAATAAGCCTATGGGGGCAGATGCTCTAAACTTGTGCAAATCTCCAACCAAGCTTCACCTCAAAACTGATCAGATCCGCATAATCTCGATCTCTGTGAGTATCTAGTTTATCATATATGCTAATTCTAATGTTAATTTTGTATTGGATTTGCTTCAAGTTTAGTGTATGCTTCGAACAACTTCATTTTATATGTTGCAGAAAGCCAATAGTTCCAATCATAGTCACCCTTCGTTTAGTTTGAGTTGTTGAAAGATATTTAATGAAAGTGTTTGGAACTTAATTTTCTTGAGGTTCTTCTTTTTATCTTTGCTACCAGGAGTTTTGTCCCGAGAGATAAGAAGTTCCTAATTTTTGTGGAAATCAAACCTGAACTTGAAAACTGATCAGATCAGCATAATCTATCTGTGTTCAATCTCTCTTCGGACAGACTGATCTGCTTTGTTTCCCCTGACTTGTTTCAGTTGCTTGCTAAGAACTTGTAAGTGTTTTATTATTGTTTATCATGTATGTAGTACttagttttgttttgaattttgttcGTAATTTCTATTCAGAGAACCCAGTAAccatcttttatttatttttgtcatgtAGCCATTTTCAAATTAGTTTGAATCTGGAGAATTTTTTGGTCCTAAGGAAGCGTGCTTTTACTTGTAGATCTGAGCAGTTATGGCTTcctcttctgtttcttcttctgtcATCCCCACAAAAGAAAAGTATGATGTCTTCATCAGTTTCAGAGGCCAGGATACTCGCAGGACTTTTACCAGCCATCTTCATGCTGCTCTGATAAGGAGGAAAGTGGAAACCTTCATTGATTACAGACTGGAGAGAGGAGATGAAGTGGGACCCACCCTTCTAAAAGCAATCAAGGAATCAAAGATTTCCGTGATCATTTTCTCGAAAGACTATGCTTCTTCCGCatggtgcttggatgaacttGCTTATATACTGGAATGCAAGGAAACACATGGACATGTTATACCTATTTTTTATGAAATAGATCCATCACAAGTGCGCTACCAGACCGGAAGTTATGAGACTGCATTTGCTCAACATGAACAATGGTTGAAGGACAAGACGGACAAGGTGGCCAAGTGGAAGGAAGCTTTAGTAAAAGCAGCTAACCTATCTGGGTTTGATTCGACTTCAAAAAATTTTCGGTAACTCTCTAACTTGTACTAATTTCTGCTTTTAACTAATGACGTTGCATGAATAACTATTAATTACCTGTACGGGTCATTTGTGGTAGGGATGATTCCGATTTAGTTGAGCAAGTAGTCAGAGATGTATTGGCTAAATTGAATCGTGAATCGTTAGGCGATTTAAAGGGATTGATTGGAGTTGAAGGCCGCATCAAGAAAATTTTATTGGAATTAGACATTATCCCAGAAGATGTTCGTGTTCGCTCCGTAGTTATCTGGGGCATGGGTGGTATTGGGAAAACCACTCTTGCTGATGCTGTATTTCATGGACTCTCTTCTCAATTCGAAGCTCACTGTTTTCTTCAAAATGTTAGGGAACGATCAGGTACCAAAGGAGGTTTCTCTCCTGAACTGTATCTTTTGCGAAATGTACTTCTTGGAGAATTACTAGGGGACAGGAGTTTAGCTATCCATACTCGAACTATAAGTGCTGTTTACAAAGAGAGGCTCCTCAATACAAAAGTCCTTGTTGTTCTTGATGACGTGAACCATTCAAACCAATTAACTTTTTTAGTTGGAGAAGTTCCATTTGGCCCAGGAAGTAGAATAATTATAACAACTCAAAATATGCAACCAGTTAAGGAGAGTCTACTAGTGAAGAAAGTAGCTGACCATGATGTTAAGATCTACAAGGCCGAGGAATTAAATGGTGATGAATCTCTTCAGCTCTTCCGTTCAAATGCTGCCACACATTGTACAGAAAATCCAGATTTTTTAGAGAAGCAGGTGGCAGATTATGCTGCAGGAATTCCATTAGCCCTTAACATTTTGCGTTCATTATTCCTTCGATGCGAGAGCAAAGAAGAACAGGAACTGTTGTGGGATAAATTGAAAAAGTTTCCCGACGATGAACTTCAGAATATGTACAGAGCAATTATTGATGGATTAAAAAGAAATGAGAAGGAAATATTCCTTGATATAGCATGTTTTCACAAAAGGGAGAAACTTTGTGATGCAAAAAGAATGTTAGCTGCCTGTGGTTTCTTTCCGGATGATGGAATTAAAATTCTCATTGATATGTCTCTCATATCAATTAAAGACAACTGCATATGGATGCACGATGTGATCCAAGAAGTGGCTTGGGAGTTAGTACGGGAGGAATGTACTGAAGAGCCAGGAAAGCGCAGTAGGTTGCACAATGGTGAGGATGTCTGTAATGTATTGAAAAAGAATACGGTAAGAGCTCAATGCattgtctttttttcttttctttttttttttttatctgaaaaAGTTTATGAATTTTCAGATGATAAAACACCTAGAAGATACTAATTTCTGAAAAACTAGTTAAATGGATTTCCACAAATTACTgtagttttcagtttttttttttttgtctttttttcctTCAGGGAACTGCAAAAGTTAAAAGCATTTCCAGCAGGAATTGTGGTAACAAGCTAACTTTGGATCCTCAAGCTTTCACAGGGATGCATAACTTAAGATTCCTTATGCTTAGATTTATACATGTTGACGACAAGGCAAATCTAGAGTATCTTCCTGATGCCCTTCAATATCTCCATTGGCATAGTTACCCTTTGAAATCTTTGCCATCAAAGTTTTCTCCAGACAATCTTGTTGAGCTTCATATGCCCTGGAGCAAACTCAAGAGACTTTGGAATAAAGGCCAGGTATGCTTAAGTTCGTATATAAATGCATTAAAtataattcttggaaaagttATTTATTCGGGTTTTAGTTATTCTTAATTGCCTATTCTCTTTAATTTGCTACAGACTCCTGAGAACTTGAAAAGGATTGATCTTAGTTACTCCAGGGACCTGGCTGAAGTTGGAGAGCTGTCAAATAGTGTAAACATTGAGAGTATAAATCTTCAAGGCTGTAAAAGTTTGGTTCAAGTTCTGGATTTGTCTCAGTGTGTATACATCAAGAGTATAAATCTCCTAGGCTGTGTAAGTTTGGTTCAAGTTCCAGACCTCTCAAAGAGTTTAAACATTGAGAGTATAAATCTTCAAAGCTGTGCAGGTTTGGTTCAAGTTCCTTCATACTTTGAAAAGTTTACCAAGCTTTCTCATCTGAATTTGGGATATTGCTCGAAGATTAGTATTCTACCAAACATACCAAGCAAGATGGAATTCTTAGATTTAAGTGAAACTGCAATAGAAGAATTGCCTCCATCAATTTGGTCTCTTGAAAAACTTCTTAAATTGAATCTTCAAAGATGTAGTTCCATTAAGAATTTTTCGAGCAATCCATGGAAGATGAAATCCCTCAATCATCTTTCTTTGAGCATGACAAAAATAGAAACAGTTCCCTCGTCATCATTCATGTGTATGACTGGGATCATTTCACTCGACCTGAGTCATTGTCATTGCCTCCTCAGTCTGCCAACCGACATTTGTAAGTTGAAATCTCTTGAGAGACTTGATCTCTCTGATTGCTCTAGTTTCACAACATTTCCGGAAATTGCCGAGCCTATGGGACATCTGCAGTATCTGAATTTGAGTTGGACGGAAATTAAAGAGCTGCCCTCATCGGTTGGGAATCTTGTTGGGCTTAAGACATTAGATTTATCGCACTGCGAAAGCCTCGAATTACTCCCAAACAGCTTCTACAATTTAAACCTTCTCGAGTGGTTCTCACTTATTGGCTGTAAGAAGCTAAAAGAATTGCCTCTCTCGTTCGTTTTGTGCTCTTTGATAAACCTAAACCTTGGAGGCTGCAGGTTGTTAGAAGAAATTCCCGATTGCTTCACTAGCTTTCCCGCATTGCAAGTCTTAAATCTAAGTGAAACCATGATTGAGACCATACCTCCCACCATCAACCAAGTTTTTGGGCTCAAGTCTCTGAGACTTGACCAGTGCGAGCGGCTTCAATCTTTGCCAGTGCTCCCATGTCTTCTAGAAAAGTTCGACGCAACAGAGTGCAGGAGACTTGAGATAGTGCCAGTTTCAGTGACTGCACAGACACAATGTTTGGATCAAATACTTTATGGGAAGAGGACCGAGAGACATACATACGCAGGTTGCGTTAATTTGGATAAAAATGCAAGGAGCAACATAATGGATGATGCACACTTCAGAATTATGCGAATGGCAACTGCTTGTAATCTtgtaagtctctctctctctctctctctctctctctcatatgtTGAATAACCAtgacgtctctctctctctctttctctctcatatGTTGAATAACCATGACGTTTATATATGACATGTACTGCAGAAACGTTTATCATCTGGTAAAGTAGAGTTATTGTGTCCGGGAAATGAAATTCCAAAATGGTTTAGCTGTCAAACGGAGGGATCTTCAATGAATATTAAGCTTCCTCTGCATTGGTCTGATTCAAACCTCTTGGGTATTGCTTTCTGCTCTGTTTGTCCAATCCATGATCGTCATGATCTTGACTATCGATGTGAGATGATTCTCAAAACCAGCAATGGTGAAACACATACTGTGAATTTGGGAAGCACGAAGCACTTCAGTACTGGGAATCAGACGGCTGAAACAGAGCACGTGTTGGTGTGGTATGACACAGTCCATGCAATTTCAGATGAAGCAAAATGGTCTACGGAAGCCTCTTTTGACTTCTATACAGCGCGCAATCGTGAACTGTTAAATAACGTGAAAAGGTGTGGGGTCTGCTTTCTGTATACCCAAGGCCCAGATGATGATGCTCTGAAATTTGAAGTCATTCGTCCAGAACAAGTTACAACAACTAGGAGATTTGAGGATGAAGCTAGTGGAAGTCAGATGTGGAGACGCCGCGGCCGCTTTGAGGATGAAGCTAGTGGAAGTCAAATGTGGGGACGCCGCGGCCGCTTTGAGGATGAAGCTAGTGGAAGTCAAATGTGGAGACGCCGCGGCCGCTTTGAGGATGAAGCTAGTGGAAGTCAAATGTGGAGACGCCGCGGCCGCTTTGAGGATGAAGCTAGTGGAAGTCAAATGTGGAGCGGCTGCTTTGAGCATGAAGCTAGTGGAAGTCAAACGTCTGGTCAGTTTGATACTGGAAGTGAAACTTATGGTGAGTACGATTGGGTAagtgaaacttttttttttgaagaatggGTAAGTGAAACTTATGGTGAGTATGATTGGGGAAGTGGTGAGCGTGGTGGTGGAAGTgaattttctcctttttttttctttttcttttttctttttcttttggtttggtGGTGGACATGTTTGAGGAAATTACCACTACCACTAGGCACTAGCTACAATGGGCTAGTGTTTATTCCCATGCGCTAGATTCATAACTTACAGCCCATGCGGTCAATTTTAAGAGTATCGGCCTGTTTGCATTTCCATttctcccaaaattgaactcgTCAAATTCATTTCTCCCAAATTAAAACCCTCTCTTCCATTTCGGCGAAGCTACGCGGCAAAGCAAGACGGCGAAGTTCGCGCCGAAGCAAGGCAGCGAAGAGTTTGGTCCGGGCTGCAACTCTATCGTCGAGCAAGGCGGGCTGCAAGTTTCAAGGTCATACGTTCTCACGTCAGTAGACCACTCGGTTCACATGCTTGTCGGGTGCATGCCAGAGCTTGCCTCACTGAAGGTGCCTGGAACTTTCCTTAAATGTCTTAAATCATCTCAGCTAGCGACTAAGAATTATTGTCCCAACAGTTCTGAAGGCCAACAGGAAACTTCTGCAAATCTCCAACCAAGCGTCACCTGAAAAAACTGATCAAATCCGCATAATCTCGATCTCTGTGAGTATCTAGTTCATCACATATGCTAATTCTAATGTTAAttttgtatatgtatatatatatatatatatatatatatatatatatatatatatatataaccgcTATTCTTCGTTATccataaaaattaaatttttagaGTTAGCTTTATATCACATCTCCATAAAGTTAATACCATTTAACCGTATAAGAGAGAGCCTCCCTCTCGACTCTAAAGAAAACCCTAGCGCCGCTCCCATGGTTCGGCTTCCATGGAGGCCTTTGCCGCCTCCACATTCTCGATTGCTCCAGCCTGTTGATCGGCCCTTTCCTCGTTTCAGGGACTGGTGGATTGCATGTTATTTGGATTGCCTCAGCTTCCGGCGGGGATGGTGTCTTGGTTGGAGGAGGAGACCCGAGATCGGGTTCAAGCGGCGTCTCCCTTCTTATACGGATTGGAAGATTTTTGATGGAGCAAGGTACATGAATGGCAGTAGAGTCTTTGCAGAAGGGAATCAGAGCCTTGCTTTGGTGGAAGATCATGATGTTGTGGTTATTGTGGGTGCAGATCGACAGCGGCGACTGGATTGGGCAAGCACTGAGTCTGGATGCCGTGTTCTTGGGGGTCCAGATCAGTGTGATGGGGTACTCACGAGATCTATGGAAGATCTGGGTTTGGGACCCAGAGATTAATGATCTGCCCGCTGGTTTTGCCAGATTTTGGTGGTTTTCTGCCACCGGGAGAGTAGTCTCTGGTCATATTCAAGGGCAAGGAGGAGAGGATCAAGCTTGGGTCGTCTGGTCCTTAGTTCGAATGTGGTGTCAACAAACCATATCTCGTGACCTGCTGGATCTTCCATTTGTGGGAGGCTCTTTGCAATCTACTAGTATTttcgtacaccaattgaggtctctaagCGAACTTACTTGTTGTTCAGTTGCTTTGAGTCATGTATCTTTCACTAGGTTGCGATTTTCTCTTGTTTGTCGCTTGTCTAATTGTGTGTATTTGTTTGCAATGAGGGTCACCTGTCATATGTTTGGTGGCTTGTGCCATTCGAATTCTGTTGGTATGAGACAACCTATGATGTACGTGctttctggccatggataagtaatgaagttatctatttctcaaaaaaaaaaaaaaaaccatttaaCCGTATCAATCTTTTCTGCTAAAAATATATGATAGAAAAATAAACGTCAGTTAACTAACTCTTTTATTTCAACTTGTTAACCGACATATTGTCACAGGGTTCAGTTACAAAGTCTATTAAGAATTTTAAACTATGGAAGAAGTTTTATCAAAGGATTATCTCAAAAAGAGATCCCTCTgatagaaaattaaagaaaaataaagaattttGTTTGAcagaaaaagacaaaagaatattaAGACAAATTAAACAaggtgggaaaaaaatctctagaaatggggtaaatagacaaaaacccatttaaaaaggattaaattctgtttagtccctgtactatgaccattttttcgtttcagtccctgacattctcaattaatctgaaaagtccctaacgtcaaaatttccgtctgattggtcctcccgcgtcaaattaggagttggtcttaggtgaaatgtccaatatacccctctgttatttctttttcctttttaatttctttttctccttttttttttctttttcctttttaatttcttttttctttttcctttttaatttcttttttgcttttttattttttatttttcctttttaatttcttttttttcctttttccttttttcttttttcttttttctttttaatgaccatcgtatcctgctgcatcggtagcgccacgtcggcgaaccaatctaGATCGAcccaaaaccccaattcttgttctccatgccggcggcccattttttttttcttttttctttttcctttttaatttcttttttccttttcctttttttgtttttcttttttcctttttaatttctttttcctttttcttttctttttcttttttcttttttctttttcctttttgatgaccatcgtatcctgctgcatcagtagcgccacgtcggcaaaccaatccagatcgacccgaaaccccaattattattctccacaccggcggccattttccttttccatcactattcttcttcttcacttctggttttggtcaacttggccatcaaaaaccatcatttcaatcagacccaaaatccaaatcaccattttgagcaagacccaaaaacctcagggtctgaaaaatggtagttttcagtgaaaagtttccagattgaggcttgatgtggagagagaaagtgagatttgagtgggagagagaagtaggctgtgaaaacaagaagggagtggtttagcggcgaattttcgagctgattgggatctgcttgtgtttgggagatggcgtcggcgatgatggaggtgagggcggatcccaacagagggagatggcttcagagaaggtgaagaagtgatcgatcagctcctaacctcttgcttttgctcgatgtccatctctgcaccgccaagctaggtctttgctgggtttggtttcaatttggggagagaaacagatgggttgtggagtttgatcggaatgggattggtgggttgaggaaggagaaagtaggcaaaatgaaaagaaaaaaaaaaggaaaaaaagaaattaaaaaggaacaagaaaaaaagaagaaaaagcaaaaaagatattaaaaagaaaaaagaaaaaaaggaaaaaaagaaaaaagaaaaaaaaaggagaaaaagaaattaaaaagaaaaaataaaaataaaaggagaaaaagaaattaaaaaggaaaaagaaataacagaggggtatattggacatttcacctaaggccaactcctaatttgaggcgggagggaccaatcagacggaaattttgacgttagggacttttcagattaattgataatgtcagggactgaaacgaaaaaagggtcatagtacagggactaaacataatttaatccatttaaaaatttacaaaatatataaaaaggaaTAATGTTAAGAAATAGAAATTAACGCGCTGCACGCGCTCTAGGTTTTCAAAAAAGTCTTCTCCTCTCTGTCCGGCGGCGCGTCCTCGGGgcgttgtcgtcggacgggcttcGTTGTTTGCCTGAGTTGGTTGAGGAAGTGGTTGGGGGTTCGTCTGGACCGCCGCGAGTGGATGGAGGTGGTGGAGGAGATCGTAGTCCCTGTAGAGTGGAGGCTCGGTTCTGATTGCCGACTTTGGTTCTGGATTGGGCGGTTGCGAGGCCTTCTCGTGGTCGATGGTTTGTGTCTGGTGGGGGAGTCCAACATGGGCGGAATCGGAGGACTTCTGGGGGAGCTTTTCAGGATTGGATCTGTGGGTATTTCCAGATCTGATCCCGAGAGGGTGGATGCCTGGATTGGAGGAGGTTGGACCGGGAAGCGCAGACGGTGGCGGCCGGCTGGAGAACGGGCAGTGGAGCAACTGTCTTGGGGCGTACAGGTTGCTGGAGCACCGACGGTGGCGACCGGTCTACAGCGGTGGTGCAACAGGGACTTTGGGCTGTTGGTTGAGGCTGCACCAGAGTTGGGCTGGGCCTGGCTTCGTGGCTATGATCTTCTTGCTGCTTAGGTTTGTGGTTGGAGTTGGGCTCTTTTTTTGGGCCTGGCTTATACTGTTTTTTTGTTTAAAGTTTCTACTTACTTATGTTGTTTAATTTTGTTGCGCTTTTTGCGAGTAATAAGTCCCTGCATTagttgtgtagggctagtcgggcctTTTGCCTGtgcgtgcactcaaagtgccttgtctgctctgggtaggcagcgagttccttgcttcgtcaaatggtcgctacctcctagtggcagggtgagactaagtgtcacTGGATATATTTTCCAGTGACAACatggtgggaaagctgtgattatggaaattatgctatgCTGTATTCGAGTtgcatatcgagttatctttccgttgtgttaCCGCTGCGAAGCAAATAAAGCCGTCTGGAGcgcgttctttgctagtatGTGCATATTTGAATACAAGTGTTTAGTAGAGTctcatgatattatttcaggatgtactctaagtgcctattgtaatcaggggtttaggctcaatgtcccccttgtattcgacagtttcattaatcaaggcttgagggcagccgcaccagccctttattcaaaaaaaaaaaaaaaaaaacaagatttAAATCAAATCCTTGAAGTTTATTTTCCAAAATCAGGAGATAAACTAATCTTAGAAACAGATGCTTCATATAACTGTTGGGGATGTGTATTAAAAGCAATTCCTGCAGAAAAATGGGAAGAAAGAATCCTCCCATGTCTGAAAATAAAATAAGGGTTAGGAAACTGCCTATTCCCAAGAAACttcaaaaagaagaattaaTATGCGGATATAATTCCGaaaaatttaaaccaaatgAGATTAAATACGTAATCTTCGAAAAGGAGCTCTTAGCAATAAAACTTGCTTTAAAAAGGTTTCATATTGGCTCATGAGAATTTTATTATCAGAACTGATAATCAAGAAGTTCTTGATttccttattaataaaataaatattttagaAGGAAGAAGATTTAAATGGTATAATTATATTGCAATGTATACTCTTGAGGTAGAACATCTCAAGAGTTCTAATAATTTTCTTGCTGATTATTTGAGCAGATATGGATAAAGGCAAGGAAATTGTAGATCCATCTAACACAGGATGGATTACTATTGCTAAAAAAGCACCATCTCAAAGTTCTTCCAGTTCACC
This region includes:
- the LOC133721420 gene encoding disease resistance protein RUN1-like isoform X3, with the translated sequence MASSSVSSSVIPTKEKYDVFISFRGQDTRRTFTSHLHAALIRRKVETFIDYRLERGDEVGPTLLKAIKESKISVIIFSKDYASSAWCLDELAYILECKETHGHVIPIFYEIDPSQVRYQTGSYETAFAQHEQWLKDKTDKVAKWKEALVKAANLSGFDSTSKNFRDDSDLVEQVVRDVLAKLNRESLGDLKGLIGVEGRIKKILLELDIIPEDVRVRSVVIWGMGGIGKTTLADAVFHGLSSQFEAHCFLQNVRERSGTKGGFSPELYLLRNVLLGELLGDRSLAIHTRTISAVYKERLLNTKVLVVLDDVNHSNQLTFLVGEVPFGPGSRIIITTQNMQPVKESLLVKKVADHDVKIYKAEELNGDESLQLFRSNAATHCTENPDFLEKQVADYAAGIPLALNILRSLFLRCESKEEQELLWDKLKKFPDDELQNMYRAIIDGLKRNEKEIFLDIACFHKREKLCDAKRMLAACGFFPDDGIKILIDMSLISIKDNCIWMHDVIQEVAWELVREECTEEPGKRSRLHNGEDVCNVLKKNTGTAKVKSISSRNCGNKLTLDPQAFTGMHNLRFLMLRFIHVDDKANLEYLPDALQYLHWHSYPLKSLPSKFSPDNLVELHMPWSKLKRLWNKGQTPENLKRIDLSYSRDLAEVGELSNSVNIESINLQGCKSLVQVLDLSQCVYIKSINLLGCVSLVQVPDLSKSLNIESINLQSCAGLVQVPSYFEKFTKLSHLNLGYCSKISILPNIPSKMEFLDLSETAIEELPPSIWSLEKLLKLNLQRCSSIKNFSSNPWKMKSLNHLSLSMTKIETVPSSSFMCMTGIISLDLSHCHCLLSLPTDICKLKSLERLDLSDCSSFTTFPEIAEPMGHLQYLNLSWTEIKELPSSVGNLVGLKTLDLSHCESLELLPNSFYNLNLLEWFSLIGCKKLKELPLSFVLCSLINLNLGGCRLLEEIPDCFTSFPALQVLNLSETMIETIPPTINQVFGLKSLRLDQCERLQSLPVLPCLLEKFDATECRRLEIVPVSVTAQTQCLDQILYGKRTERHTYAGCVNLDKNARSNIMDDAHFRIMRMATACNLKRLSSGKVELLCPGNEIPKWFSCQTEGSSMNIKLPLHWSDSNLLGIAFCSVCPIHDRHDLDYRCEMILKTSNGETHTVNLGSTKHFSTGNQTAETEHVLVWYDTVHAISDEAKWSTEASFDFYTARNRELLNNVKRCGVCFLYTQGPDDDALKFEVIRPEQVTTTRRFEDEASGSQMWRRRGRFEDEASGSQMWGRRGRFEDEASGSQMWRRRGRFEDEASGSQMWRRRGRFEDEASGSQMWSGCFEHEASGSQTSGQFDTGSETYATRQSKTAKFAPKQGSEEFGPGCNSIVEQGGLQVSRSYVLTSVDHSVHMLVGCMPELASLKF